A window of Argopecten irradians isolate NY chromosome 14, Ai_NY, whole genome shotgun sequence contains these coding sequences:
- the LOC138307336 gene encoding inositol 2-dehydrogenase-like, whose product MASRVGFALFGLGNMGLLHAKNAILSPRASLKWIIRNNIEDAQTFVKDLNLQARCTTPNRLDEVYSDPEVHASLICSPSTTHDQIIQDSLHAGKAVFCEKPITVQEDSTRKCYELAESRNLPLFCAFHRQFDPSFMSVHKRIKSGELGQVRLIKMTSRDMALPPISYLRTSGGIIADSTIHDLNFVLLLSGSRPKTVYVQGMHFQPELASIPDMDQVLVTIKHENGTLSLIDNGRLAAYGYDQRLEVLCEEGLLTVGNRPKDQVSEAGHHVTTESRIHDHFTTRYDQAYSNELEHFLDVLQGKSKLLVTKDDTVETMRLIRACNLSIETGNPVEYDQVI is encoded by the exons ATGGCGTCCAGGGTGGGGTTTGCCTTGTTTGGGCTAGGAAATATGG GTTTACTGCATGCTAAGAATGCGATATTATCCCCAAGAGCTTCATTGAAATGGATCATCCGAAACAACATAGAAGACGCCCAAACGTTTGTGAAAGATCTGAATCTACAGGCGAGGTGTACAACACCAAACAGGCTGGACGAGGTTTACTCAGACCCCGA GGTACACGCTTCGCTCATTTGTTCACCATCAACAACTCACGACCAAATTATACAGGACTCGCTCCATGCAG gtaaagctgtgttCTGTGAAAAACCGATCACTGTCCAGGAAGATTCCACACGGAAATGCTATGAACTTGCCGAGTCGAGAAACCTGCCCCTTTTCTGCGCCTTTCACAG ACAGTTTGACCCAAGTTTTATGAGCGTCCACAAAAGGATAAAATCAGGAGAGTTAGGACAGGTGAGGCTGATTAAGATGACAAGTCGTGATATGGCACTTCCACCTATATCTTATCTACGGACCTCAG GTGGAATAATAGCAGATTCAACCATCCATGATTTAAACTTTGTTCTATTGCTTTCGGGGTCTAGACCAAAAACAGTGTATGTTCAGGGAATGCATTTTCAGCCAGAACTCGCCTCTATCCCTGATATGGATCAGGTCCTTGTAACGATAAAACACGAGAATGGAACACTCTCCTTGATCGACAATGGCAGACTGGCGGCGTATGGTTACGACCAGAGACTAGAG GTGCTTTGTGAAGAAGGTTTACTAACCGTTGGAAATCGTCCAAAGGATCAAGTGAGTGAGGCTGGACATCACGTGACTACAGAAAGTCGAATCCATGATCACTTTACAACACGTTATGACCAGGCTTACAGCAATGAACTGGAACATTTTCTCGATGTCTTACAAG GAAAATCAAAGCTGTTGGTGACTAAAGACGACACAGTGGAGACGATGCGACTGATTCGAGCCTgtaacctgtctatagagaccggAAACCCTGTAGAATACGACCAGGTCATTTAA